The proteins below are encoded in one region of Micromonospora yangpuensis:
- a CDS encoding Imm1 family immunity protein, giving the protein MNYQMIWTGHTRTVATTADLAATLEEITIQTSTGLPMAVTVLPAGHEHLTPYDDDFPDCLEVGLGHPERAFVRWMGHDGGYGYQPDLPPGPAGLRFDYGGQPIHPEPHELRVSPPAARHAVEEFITTGQRPTHLLWQPAQ; this is encoded by the coding sequence GTGAACTACCAGATGATCTGGACCGGCCACACCCGCACCGTGGCCACCACCGCCGACCTGGCTGCCACACTCGAAGAGATCACCATACAGACCTCGACCGGCCTGCCGATGGCAGTCACCGTTCTGCCCGCCGGCCACGAACACCTGACCCCGTACGACGACGACTTCCCCGACTGCCTAGAAGTAGGGCTCGGCCACCCGGAACGGGCGTTCGTCCGCTGGATGGGCCACGACGGCGGATACGGCTACCAACCCGATCTCCCACCCGGGCCAGCCGGACTCCGCTTCGACTACGGCGGACAACCCATCCACCCCGAACCCCACGAACTACGCGTCAGCCCCCCAGCCGCCCGACACGCCGTGGAAGAGTTCATCACCACCGGCCAACGCCCCACCCACTTGCTCTGGCAACCCGCCCAGTAA